Sequence from the Meleagris gallopavo isolate NT-WF06-2002-E0010 breed Aviagen turkey brand Nicholas breeding stock chromosome Z, Turkey_5.1, whole genome shotgun sequence genome:
gcaaaggaaaggaaagatatAGAGAAATATGtgttcaaaaaatgttttgatttaaattaGAAAGTATTTTCTGGTATAAAGTAATTCTATGGcaagcattttacttttttccttacagTAATGTTTCTTGCTATGAATTCTGGGACTTCATCATTGGTTGGGTTGATCAGCACAAAAAATGGAATCTCTGTCGAACGATGCAGGCCATCGGTGACATAAAGTACAAAGAGGTCTGCTCTTGGCTCCATTCGCATGTGCCTGGCTTGTACATTGTTTATATTCAGAGTTTTCAGGTGCTTCAACTGAAACGAAGCTAGAAATTTTAGAAATTTTGAGTTAGCATGATTGTTTTCCTGCCCACTGGTCTGACACAGCGTAAACAATTCTGAAACGATGTCCTTCAATAACCAAATCACTTCTGAAACTTTGCCTTGGAGATAAACACAGGATCCAGGTTtttcaaattctcagctacagcaCTTAATTGACAGAAGTGAAGAGAGGCTGGGAGAAGCTTGCTTGAGAGAGTGAAGGGGGAGGCAGAGAAAGCAGATTAATGTTTCATATTGCTACCTCTAATAGATTGCAGCTGGGATGCATAAAAGAATTGCCTTGTTTACTCCAAGTACCTCTCCTTCACATTTGCAGAACTGCAGACTCTCTTTGAAGTCCTCCTGCACAGTCCCACTGCTCTTAATTTGCCAGCAGCTGCTTTCATCAATAAGACCATATTAATGCTCACACCTGCATCTACCTTTCCACAGTCCATTGTATTGCCCTCTATGAGCACTCTGTGCTTCCTCTGCTTTATTACTGTATATTGCATACACTTACCTATACTTATACCAACGTTACTCTTCTCAAACCCAGGAGAAGGCAGTATATTTTCAATATAACCAAACTGAGGAGGAGAAACCAAGACAAACTCTAAGTCATCTGCAGTGGTGTCAGGGTCGGTGGCATACAAATGGTTAGAAGTAAGGGCTGTTGAGGAGCCCTCCTCCACGACAAACCTTGCACctgcacaaaaacaaacaagaagcaTTACTGCATATTTAGCCCACTTACTGTTGTATGTGTtaatgagaacagaaataataaataaggaagaaaagataatAAATTATCTGTTACTGAATTTGGTTTGCTTTTGAGATTTTTGCTTACACTGTCAACGTTCCCCATCacaaagcagaggggaaggGTATTGCAAATTGATTTTACTGGTAAGTTATTAAGTACAGTTTATGTGCTGTTCAAAATCAGTTGTTACCTCTGTTTGTCAGAGCATTAATTACATGATAGCTGTTACGAATTGCACATAATGAACAATTTCTCATGCACCACTGCTTAATTTCCCTACTGGGACAATGCTTCATTTCCAGAACATTGCTTAGGTGATAGCCTGTAAATTACAGAGCTACTCATACATATGCTTAAATATTCTCTGGAATACAGAACATATACATGTTGTCTACAAACAAATGACATTGAAAATGACAAACATATACAGAACTTTAACAAGTATATCTTGTCCAAAACCTGTGATTAAATGGAAATTTCACTTTCTGTCCTGTTGTTGGGCTAAATGTACATTACCActactatttctttttcatctgagTGTTATTGATTCTGAAAAGTACTGGTGAAAATGTGGCTTCATTATTAGTTTGGTCAGTTACAGACATAGTCTAGGATTGCCTTTATTCATCAACAGaatataggaaataaaatattttgtcccttgatatttaaatatttattcaaactATTACTTCATTGTGTTTTTAACATGCAAAGATTGATGTAGAGTTATATTTTGGCACTGTATAAACCTAACATTGCCTGAACCTAAGTTCAAGGATGAGATGTTGCTCAGTTTTACTCAGACATAGCTTATGTGTGCAACAATACATGTATATAGATGGATAGGAGCAGATGCAAGCACTCTAATCTCCAGCCACATGGTTTAAGCATGCAGCTGAAGAGCCACAAGTCATCACTGACATTTGTACTTGCAACTGAATTTGGCGGTTATACTGCActagcaaaagcaaaaaaaatggaaattctgaTTCAAAACTTTTACATGCTGATCTCAGCTGACTCTATCAGTACTGCATAGTACAGTTATAATAATATGCTGTAGTGAGAGGAAACTTTCACCAGTTGCAATAGATGGAGGTTGGTTGTCCACTGGAAGTACAGTGATGTTAAGGTTATACACTGGGAGGGGACGGTGAAGAGGAACTGGAGGAGGAAGAGGTCTATCATAACAGCAGTCTTTCACATTTGGGCCAGCTTCATCATCAGAAACAACAAAAGTTAAGATCTCAAAGGAAAGATTCAAGCCAATCTCCCCACCTGGGAAAANNNNNNNNNNNNNNNNNNNNNNNNNNNNNNNNNNNNNNNNNNNNNNNNNNNNNNNNNNNNNNNNNNNNNNNNNNNNNNNNNNNNNNNNNNNNNNNNNNNNACAACTCTAATGGAGtcaaaaatcctttttttcacttcaaTAAATGAGAGCTGGACTCATGTTGTTATGAAAAGTGGCTTGTTTCCCTCCACTCTTCTCATTTTGTACTTGTTGCTTTCCCCATGCTGTGTTTCCTAAGAGGATGGATGTGATTGTGTGAGGAAATAAATGGTCTGCAACTGCCAGGCTTGTTTTCTCTAAAAAGAAAGTAAGCATTTTGATGTGAAGGTAAGTGTTAGGAACAACTTGTGGTTGAAAATAAGTAGCTACCTAGCCAAGACTATCCCACAGTTTAAAGATGAAGATCAAAAGAGAATACCTCCTTTTGAGTCCAAAATTTTCACTACAGCTTTTGTCTTGGTGCCAAGAACAGCATTCACAGAGGAGTTCAGAACTACTTCAAAGACTTCGTCATCTTCCTCTAATCTGTCATAAGTAATTGCTATATTCCACATCTTGGTTGACattcctaacagaaataaacattttaattactCTTTAATTGCTATTTCAATCAATCAGAGTGTcagaaatatattaattaaCATGTCTGCAGCTAGAATGAAGTAGCTTGTGTATGCTATTGTTCTGCTACCAACTGACTGGACTCCTGCTGTTCTTCTAAATAACTTAAGGTTCAAATTTGTTCCCAAACAATGTTGATTCAGTTTGAGAGCATATACTGTAACAAAAAAAGCTGCTTCAAACATGAGAAATGACACTACAATACACAAATTTTGGACTTCTGGAATTTTCAAGATAAAatatagcatatatatatatgctgaaAACTTCATCTAACACACCTGCAAAAGGATAAGAGAATGCACTGGCTTGAAGTAAAATATGTCTTTCAGAAGACATATTTTACACCTGTCTACAAAATTTTGACTCGGTTAACTGTTCTTTACTTGAGGTAACTTGAAGCTTGGGTTagtgggaaagagaaaagatcaTTCCAACATAAAGGATTAGGCTAGTTATTaggaaaaaagctttgaaatttGTCTGGAAAAAGTCAGAGGTAGCACAACAGAAACTGATTTAAATATACACACTGCTATCGTAAAAACATCGTAGAAAATGTCACTAAAAACTCAATGCTGACATCCAGAATTAATGTCAAAGGGCAATATAGTGAAATAAAATCTCTACAACCTCTTGACACTTACCATAGCCCTGCTCCTTTTCAGTTTGAATCCTCTTGCAAAGAACAGCTCAGTTAGCACAAGTAGACCCACAAACTTGGATAGGGCCTCCTCCTGCCCCTAACTTGCATTTACAATTTATTGAGTCAAGTCTAATGTGCAAATCAGTACCGTGAATAGGAATAGCTGTTGATTGTTTTTGTAACAAATCTACTACTACACTTACTGAACATTTAATAAATATGTGATTAATGAATAAATATCAGAGTTCTTGACCAGAAATAAATGCCCTGAATGAATGAAGCAGTAGGGTCCTTCCCGGCTAAGCCTAAGCAAAGGACTTTCAAAAAGAGCTGCTCAAGACAACACGATAGAACACAGCTGGTTGAAATGTGTCCAGAAAAGGGAGACAGTGTGCATCTCCATCCATGTTCACAGTTAATTTTTCTGTGGCTCACCACCATAGACAGAAATAAGCACCAAGCTACTTGGATAACTTGCTTGAAGAATCTGCTTGTatgagcagaaaaggaaaattccaTGGAAAAGCCTTGCACTGAAAATCTCTTTCTGATAATCTCTAGCCATTTCAGTCCAAAGGCTGATAAGTCTGATTGCACAGTACTTCAGAGGAAAGAGAGCCAGAATGTTGGGTAAGTGCAGTATTTTTTTACACAGATCTCTCTCATCTATCTTCTATATcttatttaaatagaaataatataataaaactAATACTAAATAAAAAGTCTCAGGGAGTGGCTTATTAGTCTCAAAGATTTCATGAGTGTtacagaacactgaaaattaGGGCTAATTTCCACCTTTCTCCTCAAGTTTATACAGCTGTCTGCTAGGTATTATTCCATATCCACCACTGAAAATGAATCAGAAGTTGTTTGCTCTGTACCTTTTCATTAAACTCAGCTTTCTCAAAATGGCTTATaacagctgtatttccaaaacAATCATATTTGTGCCTTAACTCCAACAGAACTCACAGCTACAGATTTTACTATAGGCTAGCCAAGCAAATCTGAATTACGCATATGAATTCATCCATGGGATACAGCAGtatatattttcattaccaTGTGATGCCtttattgcaaaataaaagttGAGATGCTAGAATAAAAACTGTCAGGCTGGAACTGACTTACCACATTACCCGTAtctgttttccaaaatgaagaCGAGCACTTAATCTAATAGcacaaatatatattatttatttcagcctTTTACACTTCCTATATTTTGTCTCTTCTGTAGCCATTGTGACTTTAAGCCATTGGAATTTTACTCCTGGCAGTGGTGGCACAACTTCTACTGGTATTGCAGGATACATTCAGAGACCTCTATGGACTCCTCTTTTTTATAATAAATCCTAGTCTATGCCTGCAGAATGTGTTCCAAAAATCAGGCTTGCATGTGCAAATGGAATTATTATGATTACAAATGGGTTCTCATTACCAGATAATCTATTTAGATGggcaaaaacaattttttttcagatgaaactGAATCTCCAAATGCTCAATCCTGCAACTCTCTCCCACATTATTTTTTTGCCTAGAGACACCTACAGTGTGACATTAAGGGGACCTACTGCACTTCCAGAAAACGAACTGGGGCATTTTTATTCCTACTCAATTCCTCTGTCTATGAACACAGAACAGGTTTCACTCTCCAAAATGAGAGTTTACACTTCCAAAATCAGGGAATTCATTTTAGAATGAGTCAGTGCTTTTGTTCATACCTGGATCAAACTGAATAAGTTTGGAGGTAGTCACTGCAAAGtcctttcccagcacagcagatATTTCATTGACCTGCAAAGAAATTAAGCAGTACAGGGCAAGCTGTGACCTATATCACCAAACCAGTGcattctgctctgtgctgaaggTTTCTCTTCATGGGGTCCCAGTGAGACATGCCAAGCTGTACCTATGCTTAGGCTGAAAAACAAGATGAAGGCTTACAGGATAACCTTGTGATACGCAACTGTCATTTTATCCTTGCTTATGATTTAAAACTtaccatcaaaaaaaaaaaaaaaattgcttatcTTAAAATCTTGTATCAGATTGCAGCTGGACAGCATCAAATCATGCTGCTGATCACCAGTCCTGGGAACCCAACTCTGGGAAGGGCACATAATGGCTTCCTGGAAGGGCAGCATCAGCCAGGATGTGCTTGCCCATTCTGCCCTTTGAGAGGCCTTGGAAGAAGAGTTTGCAAAGAGATCTGCCTGCCAGCTCAACAGATTCTTTGGGATATGTGAGAAAGTATACATGTTCAGGGACACCAGTGCCTTTGAATTTGCTGGAGTCTGTGAAGAATAAGGCAGAATGACTCCTGCTGAAGTCATAGCATAACTCTCACTGACTTCTGAGGGAAAAAGGACAGAACTACATTTCCAATTAGGGCTACATCATAACTGTAAGGGTTAATATTTTGCTAGCAAGGACTGCTAGAAAATCTTGGGACTTCCATtctaggaggaaaaataaaacttgcgATGTCAAATTGCACAAACcctattttacaaaaataaaaatatgcagctttcaatttatttcttctgacaTACAACATAGCCTGTTACTGAAGGCATGGGAGTTCCTTGGGCAGAGAGTTATGAGGAGATGGAGACTGGTTTACTGTGACACTGAAGCTGCAATAGCTGCTGGGCTCCTCAGCCTGTGCAGGGGAAGAGATCCTAGGTCCCCCAGTCAGGGATTGCCCAGAGCCTGTAAACCCAAACAGCAGGTCATGGAAACGCAGCCTGGGCACAGCACGAGAGCCCACTTGCTCTGTCACAGAAGCTCATCAAAACTACAATATTACTCCAAAACATTCCAGCTTGGGCTTACCGGCATTTCTTCTTAAAACTATTCTGGCAGAAAGTTTTCAGTTGTCTGTACAGTAAGTCTGGATTAAATTGCATGGCCTTTTTACTAATTAATGAAATACCTCTCACtccaaagaagaaattaatggGCTCCACTGCCTGTTATTCAGTTTCCAGTTAAAAACGTGTTGTTTCATCTTTACCTTCACCACGATAAAGGCAGAGTCAGTAGAGTGTCCTGCCCTGGTGATTTTCAGAGACACCGTCCCCATGTTCTCACACACTTCATATTCAGTCTGCTGCATTTCAATGCGAGACCACCGTAGCTCCAGCCTgcaagcagaggagaaaaaaaacatgtagaACAAAGCAatcagccctgctgccccacCCCTGCTGCCTGAAGGGTTTGTAAGGTGGCCTCTTGACTGTCGGACTAGCCAATACACATATTAAGTCTTTGCCTCCTGGTAAATGTACTTGTGTGTGACTTGACAGATTAGAAAGTGAGAAGCAGTAAATAAATTCCCCAGTTGATCCCTTGTCTactcaaagcaaacaaaagaggTTCTGTAGCAAGTTTAAGAATTAAGTTTAAATCTCTTAGAAGTTTAGAATAATCAAAACTTTTTGCCCTTAAAAGCcaaatttctctttgttctgaAATCCAGCACACTTTACATAGAAGTTCTAGTTCTCTGAAAATCCTATTTCCCACAGGAATAGTggattttttctctcttcctagtatatatatatatatatatgtacagtAAGCGCTGCTACTTATATTCAAGAACCCATAATTTCCCACGAATAAGGCTGCATTTTAATAATGCATTTAGTATCAGTGCTTTTGTAAGCAAGCACAGGGCAGCCAGGGAGTGCTCCGGTTAGCTTTGTTCAGATGTGTTTGTATATAGGGACATCTCTTGGCACAGTGTGTAACTGCGGAAACACTGTCTCCCGCTGTTCAGTCTGCATCCTCTCTGTCACTCAAGCAAgcactctgcagagcagcttgcAGCTTGAAGCCagctttctgcttcttccttcttaaaTAACACTGGTTCTTTTTCTCAACTACTTCAGATTAAATAAATTGATTGAACATTCAATCCTACatgtagaaataaaagaaacactgtCTCCTCAGAAGAGCTTCATCCCATTTTTAGTCTTTAGCATTAAGTGCTCTGCAATTTTTGTATATTAAGCTTATCACGTGTCAGAAGGAAATTTTGATAGCATGCTTAGTTGAAATTTCAGAATTACATGACAAAGAGATTAATATACTCCCTCCACCTTTTCTCAGAGCTCTTTTGAAAAGCATGATTCTATTAGCTTTTACTGCTGGCGTAAGTATCCCACCATCATGATCTTAGACCTTTGAGAATCAACCTGCTGTCAGCACAGGAGAAAGAGTGACTTACAGCTGCAAAATCAGGCTCGTGAAGCAGCAGACCTGTCCCTAAGCTACTGTCTTATATCTCCAAATGCTGTGGGTCTAACTCACTTACAGTAAACTCCATTATATGATTCTCCGAGACTCTAAATGTGCTCTGgtcaaaataacatttttacttTGCCACCTTGAGGGGAATAGATTTctgtattctttaaaaaaagaaatggtagTTTAAGTCCTTAAAATCATATCTAGGTTCACTTTTGCTCAGTTTCAAGGAGGCACAAAATCATTTGTTCTAAGCCACAAGCCATCTCAGAACCCTCAGCAGTGGTGTATTTGCTACACTGCAGTCCTCAAAACTGAAGATCAAAGTTACATTTGGGGAATCGCTGAACTTCCATTGGTATCTGTGACCTGAAACTCCAAGTTGTCTGAATGCACTTCCCACAATGGATTGATgacataaaatataattttgctATTTAAATCCTTTTGGCTAAAGCCTTCATGGATAAGTCCacctgagaaagaaaagaaaaattaagataaGCCAAAAGCCCATTAGGCAAGAACCACTTAGCTCATTTGCATCATCTGTTTTCAACTTTTTGAATTGAAAAACACTTTTAAGAGACTTTGAACTTCCCATAATCTGCTTATACGGCTATACAGTAACATCGCAGTTCGTTATAAGCCCCAGCCAATTAGTTCCTCTGTTTATCAAGTGACCTAGTTCacctatttctttttcataaagtTCAGAGTACACCTAGCTTTACTACTCCCTGCAACAATCTTTCAGGTTTCCTTACCCACAAGAAGATTCTCAGTTGCAGCTACTAACAGTCTTCTGGAACTCTGTAGGTATTAATGATGAACATGAGACTCAAGTCTTAGTTCAAAAGCTTTTCTGTTGCATTCAAAACTAGTCCAACATTTGCCAagaaattttgattttctgtaTCAAGCAAGCATTAACAGGATCACTTTTGAAATCTGGTCTGGTATGTCTCAAAGGACAAAAATTACAGAACACAGTACCTGTTGTTATATTTTCCAGGTAGCCATAACGAGGACCTcgtaagattttaaaaaatattttgtcatccTCTGTACTGGGGTCAGTTGCCTTCAGGGACCTGGAAGTAATGTAGATCCCATAACTGCCATTCTTCAGCATTTCCACATCAGATAAGCAACGGAGATGAATGATTCTTGGTGCCGTTTTGTCCAAATGATCTACCTAAATCAAAATTAGACAAATATATACTCAATTTACAGTATCAGAACATTCTCTGTCTGTACTACTTCTGCTAAAAGCACAATAGCTCACTTAGGAGAGCAGTAGTCACTTTGACAAGCAGTCTATTCCAGTAGAAATCTGATATACAGTTAAGTATTAAGTTCCCACGAGAGGTTTCCAGGCTCAGTTTGGACAGCAAATTGTTTCATGCAGTGAGAAACAGAACACACTTGGGAGATAAACACAAATACCGTGTACCTCTGTCTTGTCTCCCACATTCCCCATAGTCCTTCTCCATTTTCCTCATAGCAAGTTTAAGTTCCATCAGTTTATTTGTTACCATAGTTAGACTCAGCTTATTATTGAAATTTTGATATAGAATATTATAGCAAATTTAAGCAggatgtctttcttttcttaaatataatCCCTTTCTTTGCACTTACATAAGCAtagttatatattttttctgagtAATGTAATGTAGTAATTCTTTAGTTCTCCACGTTATTGATTCACTgaacacaaaaagaaagaattttagCTTAAATATATCACTATTAATTCAAAGACTTCAGCAAAAAGCAATTCTAAGCTTAGTCAAAAGCATTGCATTTTCTACCTTATCTATATATCTCTTTTAATTAAGCCTGTGGTCACACTTGCCTGAATGGTGAATGCCACTGGCTCGATCTGCACCCTCCCATTCACGATGAAGCCTTGATTAGTCCTATCTGTTGCAACAAATGTAAATCTGTCAATCTTGGAATCCCCACCTCGGTGCTTGTATGCAACATCCATATTGTCCACATCACGTTGGGTGAAATTGTATTGCTGTAGTACAGCCCCTCGGTAATAGAGATGACCGTACTGGGGGAGCTGAGCCAAGAGGAAGGTAAGGTTTTCTGTGGCAGTGTCAGAGTCTGTAAGCTGCAGGACATCAGGAGAAAGGAGTACCATATTGCCTTCCATTAATCTTAACCCCATGTTCCTAGATAGTGTAGGCAAAGTTTGGTCAACTGCCTCCAGGGAGATTATGAATGTTCCATATTTAGTCTTCAATCCATTGCTGATGATGAATCTGGCAAAGAGAGGCAAGGTAGTCTTCAGCATGTGTTCTTGATTCAccaagtactgaaataaaatgataatgCACACCTTTATTACAGGGCTTGCCTGCGGTGATACTGCAAATCACATGAGAACTAGAGCTGATTTGAGCTCAAACTCAGACCATGGAATAGATGTATAACTTAAAAGCATGAGAACAGATGGGCAGgtatacagaaatatttacacTGCATCTGCAGAAATCTGATGCGATGCCAGAGGAATGGCTTTGAGGATACACCGTCAGTCTTCGAAGTCCTCTAATCTTCTAGCTCAGATACAAATGGAGCAGATCTGAAATGATGGGCTGGCTGAGGACATAGATGCACATTTTATACATATCCTTATGTATCTTCAGTGAAAGTGCTAGCTTTATCTACAGCTCACAGAAAGAGATGTGTGAAGTACATAATCTACCTGGACAATGGGTTTGTTCTATTCACTGCTGCATGCTTGTCATACCCAGTAATCCCAAACTaccttaaaaagaagaaaaattggaaaagaaacatAGAAATCCATTCTTATCTTGGTTCTCATAGTGGTTTAAGCACTGATTATACTTATGAATTTCTGCATATTCAGAAGGACTaacatttctttacaaaacttaagtgaaatttcactgaaattaagATTGTGTGGAATATATTGGGCAGAACTGTCAAGTAGCtagattaatttttaaaatgtagctgTCCATACCACGCAGTCAGATCTGCAGAGTTATTGCCATGCTGGCAatgtattaaaatgtattaacaGCAGCATAGTTTTATATAATTCTCCTCCAAGCAGTAGTAGCTCCAGATAAACTAAAGACATGATTAGACTTTACTGGTACTTTTCCTTGCCTAAActagaaaaagataaaactatCCACGCCTGGAGAGAAAATATGTTGGAAATCTACCAGCTGGATATGGTTTTTTGTCATACAAGTGACAGCATGCTCTGCAGACATTTATCAAATTTTGTTGTGgataaaaataaagggaaaatcGATCTAAGTTTCACTGCCAGGATCACtacttaagtatttttttctgaaggaaataacACTGCACATGCTTGTAACAAAATCCAGTGAGggtatatgaaaataaaaattgcctTGGAAATGTTTCACGATCTCTTATGTCACATCATCACATAGTACGTAAGGCTTATCTTTCTTTCTACCAAGCTTTCTGTGGTTGTGCGTAGTGCATAGAAAAGCTTATTGGGGAGTGGTTTTAAGCCACATTTGTTCTGTCTGAGccagtttttctttgctttgcaaagaaaatgttcatATTCTTCATCctctaatttcttcttttcctttcatttttcctattCACCGGTGCACAGTCTTTTGAAGGCACATATATCCACACTTCCACTGTTGATCTTGTTTGGGATAGTATCAGTGCATGTCTCAGAATAGATGTGGGCCAACCTAGTTAGCTGCTCTCCATCTATCACACTTTCATATTGCAGTGGAATGAGGATGGGTTGACATTTAgtttatttctctcctcttaCTCTCTTGCCTATAGACACTGGAGaagtattaaaagaaatagaGTCAGAACCTGGTCTGCTGTTGTATGATTTGAATACGTCACCTTCAGTAGGTCAGGGAGCAGCTTACTGCATCACACAGGCTGTCCATCTAAAACTCCTCACTACCTTCACCAATGCTGGATGATTAGGGCTTGATCAACTTGTAAGCAGGCAATATGCCATGAAGCAGATGGGAATGAGCACAGGCATAACAGGGACAATATAACAGTTAGAAATATGTTTACTGAGGATGGTATTCCCAGCTGGGAACCTAAAGACATCTGTCTGCACTGACCTAATGCTATTGTGCCAGTGCTAAAAGCATTGTGCTATTAGTAATGTAGCTAAAATCAAACACAGAACTAGAATAGTGATGATAAATAGTAtgctaaggggaaaaaaaaaaaaggcaaaacacgTTCTGTCAAGAACTTATCTGCATCTCAAAAAATCTAGGAGATGGCAGCTGAAGTGAGTTTCCTCCACCTCCTTTGACAGCTGTAAAATGTTTGGATGATATCTCAAACCATATGTAAGTGAAAGACTTAGGATAATTCAGTTTGTGAAAAGAAGATTCATCCAGAATCTTCTACAGAATACCAGGCAGGACCAAACCTTTTGATTACATACATCAGGCTGAACATTACAATGCAAATGTTGTATGCCATTTGATTTCACAGGTGATGTGAAATCAAGCTGTCTGTGCCCAAGAAGTCCTTTTTCTCCTGTACCTTGGGGGTTCGGAGGCTTTGTTTATTTCTGGTTTATGGCTGCTTCATTTTCCCCTTGGGAGTGGAGAGCAGCCAATATTCTCCTCACTCTGATGAAATTTAGGGGACAACTCTCAGGCACAGTTTGGAGGACATGTTGCGTGGTTTGATTTCACCATTACCAATATTTCATGCTTTCTGCAGTTCGATGGCAATAGAGTTGGCTGTAGAACCTACCATCTGTCATGgcatttaaaagataaaaatggaaTCATAAATAGTGCCAGCTCATTACAAAATTGAGCCAGCGTGTCAAAATGGAGGACATTAGCATGTACTTTTAGCATCCTGCTGCCAGCATCTGATGTCAGGTTGCTAATCACTTGAAGTCATCTGTCCAAACAAGCACTGCCAAATCTTTCTTCCAGGCCAGCAGCACCAAACAATACACACAAATTTATGACCAAAG
This genomic interval carries:
- the LOC100538811 gene encoding FRAS1-related extracellular matrix protein 1-like, with protein sequence MLKTTLPLFARFIISNGLKTKYGTFIISLEAVDQTLPTLSRNMGLRLMEGNMVLLSPDVLQLTDSDTATENLTFLLAQLPQYGHLYYRGAVLQQYNFTQRDVDNMDVAYKHRGGDSKIDRFTFVATDRTNQGFIVNGRVQIEPVAFTIQVDHLDKTAPRIIHLRCLSDVEMLKNGSYGIYITSRSLKATDPSTEDDKIFFKILRGPRYGYLENITTGGLIHEGFSQKDLNSKIIFYVINPLWEVHSDNLEFQVTDTNGSSAIPQMLELRWSRIEMQQTEYEVCENMGTVSLKITRAGHSTDSAFIVVKVNEISAVLGKDFAVTTSKLIQFDPGMSTKMWNIAITYDRLEEDDEVFEVVLNSSVNAVLGTKTKAVVKILDSKGGGEIGLNLSFEILTFVVSDDEAGPNVKDCCYDRPLPPPVPLHRPLPVYNLNITVLPVDNQPPSIATGARFVVEEGSSTALTSNHLYATDPDTTADDLEFVLVSPPQFGYIENILPSPGFEKSNVGISIASFQLKHLKTLNINNVQARHMRMEPRADLFVLYVTDGLHRSTEIPFFVLINPTNDEVPEFIARNITVQEGMMKELDLSVINAVDLDVPQDHLVFDVVQHPSHGFLINGVHGNDILLYKELIHHQSRELLVHDFSMELLKNGMKLMYMHDDSENLNDSFKIQLSDGKHKVLRTISVKVIPVNDEKPVLSKKDNIEVCMGETRIISSAVLSAEDKDTPRERIYYLFERLPENGQLQIKVGRDWVTLQTGMKCTQEELDMNLVRYVHTGAIGSKNQDLFTFYLWDGYNRSPAVDFYINIKNLEKGDIAVFIKPLKVPKGDRGYITTDVLLSLDGTDKPEELLYVITSPPQYGRIEYVSYPDIPITSFSQMDVASQIVCYVHSTKAHSRQDAFSYRHDGSETLTDEVVFAATDGIHFLEFTLQVKVLPMNDEPPVMRTGLINVVRCLEGEEVVLSSEYIYATDADSDDMKLVFVLVRQPSQGVLRKAGIVVERFSQADVVSGLVTYKHTGKGDWEVLRQFWWKIFT